A single genomic interval of Natronolimnobius sp. AArcel1 harbors:
- a CDS encoding SLC13 family permease — protein MAILASIAQTAAQPDLTTDILVVFGVVALALVLFLTERLPIDVTAILLIVVLVLLEPWTGIDPSTGISGFANDATITVLAMLILSGGVARTGVVQELGRRMAAFAGDNIQKQLLATIVATSPVSGFLNNTPVVALLVPVVTDVANRGNTSPSKLLIPLSYASQVGGMLTLIGTSTNILASDISARLGEEYAELHRFSMFEFTQLGAIVVIVGALYLIFVGHYLLPERVPPRADYLETYDVGDYIVEVAVVPGSPLAGGSVSEATAAFGTDIDIVQIVRAGDRSIAPRRETPLQEGDTLVVRTDRDAITMLEDVTGVELVGDPRSDADLESGNEGIITELVVSLDSRLVGERLNPERFREEFNAAVLGLRQRGELVADRLVGKRLEVGDTLLVQAPPETLDRLSRRDDVIVAREPPQPEYRADKAPIALAIMLGVVAVAALELYPILISALAGVVAMVVTGVLKPNELYDAVEWDIIFLLAGVIPLGIALEQSGGAAYLAWLVVSTAGFLPTLVVLWLFYIVTGLITEMISNNASVVLLVPVAAASAAAIGSNPFAFVMAVTFAASTAFLGPIGYQTNLFVYGPGGYRFSDYFRIGAPLQLILSVVTVLGIAYFWGI, from the coding sequence ATGGCGATTCTCGCGTCGATTGCACAGACAGCAGCCCAGCCCGATCTGACGACGGACATCCTCGTCGTCTTCGGTGTCGTCGCCCTCGCGCTCGTGCTTTTTCTCACTGAGCGGCTGCCAATCGACGTGACTGCGATTTTGTTGATCGTTGTACTGGTTCTCTTAGAGCCATGGACGGGTATCGACCCGTCGACCGGCATTTCGGGGTTTGCAAACGATGCGACGATTACTGTGCTCGCAATGTTGATCCTGAGCGGCGGCGTTGCGCGGACAGGCGTCGTACAGGAGCTTGGCCGGCGAATGGCGGCTTTCGCGGGTGACAACATTCAAAAGCAACTGCTTGCGACGATCGTCGCGACGAGCCCTGTCTCTGGGTTTCTCAACAATACGCCGGTCGTCGCCCTGCTCGTGCCGGTCGTCACCGACGTCGCGAATCGAGGGAATACGTCGCCATCGAAACTGCTGATTCCGCTGTCGTATGCCTCACAGGTCGGCGGTATGCTCACGCTTATCGGCACCTCGACGAACATCCTTGCGAGCGACATTAGCGCCCGCCTCGGCGAGGAGTACGCCGAACTCCATCGTTTCTCGATGTTCGAGTTCACCCAACTGGGTGCGATCGTCGTCATCGTCGGCGCGCTGTACCTGATCTTCGTCGGCCACTACCTCCTCCCCGAGCGCGTGCCCCCGCGTGCGGACTACCTCGAGACGTACGACGTTGGCGACTACATTGTCGAAGTCGCGGTCGTGCCAGGCTCACCGCTCGCTGGCGGTTCAGTCAGCGAGGCAACGGCAGCGTTTGGGACCGACATCGACATCGTCCAGATCGTTCGGGCTGGCGACCGCTCTATCGCACCGCGCCGTGAGACGCCGCTTCAGGAGGGCGATACGCTGGTTGTTCGCACTGATCGCGACGCGATCACTATGCTCGAGGACGTGACCGGCGTCGAACTCGTCGGCGACCCGCGTTCGGATGCCGACCTCGAGTCGGGCAACGAGGGGATCATCACCGAACTGGTCGTCTCGCTCGATTCCCGACTCGTCGGCGAGCGACTGAATCCGGAACGGTTCCGCGAGGAGTTCAACGCGGCTGTTCTTGGCCTGCGTCAGCGCGGCGAACTCGTCGCCGACCGCCTCGTCGGCAAGCGTCTCGAGGTCGGCGATACGCTGCTCGTTCAAGCGCCACCCGAAACCCTGGATCGCCTCTCGAGACGCGATGACGTGATCGTCGCTCGCGAACCGCCTCAGCCGGAGTATCGCGCGGATAAGGCACCGATTGCGCTCGCGATCATGCTCGGTGTCGTCGCAGTCGCTGCGCTCGAACTCTACCCGATCCTGATTTCGGCGCTGGCGGGCGTCGTTGCAATGGTCGTCACAGGCGTGCTCAAGCCGAACGAGCTGTACGACGCGGTCGAGTGGGACATCATCTTCTTGCTCGCGGGTGTGATTCCGCTTGGGATTGCACTCGAGCAATCCGGCGGGGCGGCCTATCTCGCTTGGTTGGTCGTCTCGACGGCCGGCTTTCTCCCAACGTTGGTCGTACTGTGGCTGTTTTATATCGTCACGGGGCTCATCACGGAGATGATCAGCAACAATGCGAGCGTCGTCTTGCTCGTTCCCGTCGCAGCGGCGTCAGCGGCAGCGATTGGGTCGAATCCGTTCGCGTTCGTGATGGCCGTCACGTTCGCCGCCAGCACGGCATTTCTGGGGCCGATTGGCTACCAGACGAACCTGTTCGTCTACGGTCCCGGTGGCTACCGCTTTAGCGACTACTTCCGGATTGGCGCGCCGTTGCAACTGATTCTCTCGGTTGTCACCGTCCTCGGCATCGCTTACTTCTGGGGGATTTGA
- a CDS encoding inorganic phosphate transporter, with product MVETVLLVGVVASIFVGFNIGGSSTGITWGPSVGAGIVSKTTAAAVMTVFVFLGGMTVGRNVMDTLSEGLIDVELTLAAGVAVLFFIGLGMLIANIFGVPVPTSMTTVGAIAGLGLATDTLNYETIAGIITWWIVTPIIGLWIGVLIGRYIYPWVNNRVTITKSEGPLLALERDATVPRPTLGPNTTQTELATTVAVLAIGCYMAFSAGASNVPNAAAPLVGTADGLPDDTAIIIATLAISLGGFTIARRTMDSVGGELSDIPLLAALFVMVTASTITTLLSWAGIPISLVMATVMTIVGIGWGRATRPITVREAVSRDPEPSEIELGAIVAEEKVGETAPQIGEPEAEDVLRGEDLFNPRAIIKYVSMWVIGPSMSTILAYGFFTAFPGFA from the coding sequence ATGGTCGAAACCGTGCTGTTGGTTGGTGTTGTCGCCTCGATTTTCGTCGGGTTCAACATCGGTGGCTCCTCGACGGGGATTACGTGGGGACCGTCGGTCGGGGCTGGAATCGTTTCGAAGACGACAGCTGCGGCCGTGATGACGGTGTTCGTCTTCCTCGGTGGGATGACCGTCGGCCGGAACGTGATGGATACGCTCAGCGAGGGACTCATCGATGTCGAACTCACGCTGGCGGCAGGCGTCGCCGTCCTCTTTTTCATCGGCCTGGGGATGCTCATCGCCAACATCTTCGGTGTTCCCGTCCCGACGTCGATGACCACAGTCGGCGCAATCGCTGGTCTCGGGCTGGCGACTGACACGCTGAACTACGAGACCATTGCCGGCATCATTACCTGGTGGATCGTCACACCAATCATCGGCCTCTGGATTGGCGTGTTGATCGGGCGGTACATCTACCCGTGGGTCAACAACCGAGTGACGATCACAAAATCCGAGGGGCCGTTACTGGCACTCGAGCGTGATGCTACCGTTCCACGACCGACTCTCGGTCCGAACACGACCCAAACGGAACTCGCGACGACGGTTGCCGTCCTCGCGATTGGTTGTTACATGGCGTTCAGTGCTGGTGCGAGCAACGTCCCGAACGCTGCGGCCCCGCTTGTGGGGACCGCTGACGGCCTGCCAGACGATACGGCGATTATCATTGCGACACTCGCGATCAGTCTCGGTGGCTTTACCATTGCCCGACGAACGATGGACTCCGTCGGCGGGGAACTGAGCGACATTCCGCTGCTCGCGGCGCTGTTCGTCATGGTGACCGCCTCGACGATCACCACACTGCTTTCGTGGGCGGGCATTCCGATCAGCCTCGTGATGGCGACCGTGATGACCATCGTCGGCATCGGTTGGGGCCGAGCAACCCGCCCCATCACCGTTCGCGAAGCAGTTTCTCGCGATCCCGAGCCATCGGAGATAGAACTCGGTGCAATCGTCGCTGAGGAGAAAGTCGGCGAGACCGCCCCACAGATTGGTGAACCCGAAGCCGAAGACGTCCTCCGCGGCGAGGATCTGTTCAACCCGCGCGCGATCATCAAGTACGTCTCGATGTGGGTCATTGGTCCCTCGATGTCGACGATTCTCGCCTACGGCTTCTTCACCGCATTCCCCGGGTTCGCCTAA
- a CDS encoding universal stress protein — MTSRVLVPMDDSDHAEHALEYALENHPDAEITVLHVVGVPSMMMGEAVGLTLEDDLDAAATDRAQAVFDRARECTEERNRDLETVVGIGHPARNIIDRADDYDAIILGSHGEDWSRATHRFLVGNVAETVSKRAPVPVTIVR; from the coding sequence ATGACCTCACGCGTTCTCGTCCCGATGGACGACTCCGACCACGCCGAACACGCCCTCGAGTACGCCCTCGAGAATCACCCAGACGCCGAAATCACCGTCTTGCACGTCGTTGGCGTCCCCTCGATGATGATGGGTGAAGCAGTCGGATTGACACTCGAGGACGATCTCGATGCGGCTGCAACAGACCGTGCACAAGCGGTGTTCGATCGCGCGCGTGAATGCACCGAGGAACGGAACCGAGACCTCGAGACGGTTGTCGGTATCGGGCATCCGGCACGGAACATTATCGACCGTGCTGATGATTACGATGCGATTATTCTTGGGAGTCACGGCGAAGACTGGAGCCGTGCGACACATCGCTTTCTCGTTGGGAACGTCGCAGAGACGGTCTCAAAACGGGCTCCAGTTCCGGTGACGATAGTTAGATAG
- a CDS encoding inorganic phosphate transporter, with translation MTEVLLFVGLLVAVFVGYNIGGATTGPAFGPAVGANVITKLMAAALMSIFFFLGAVTIGPNVVTTLGEELVHTTEIFTLQANVAVLFFIGTALFIGNYAGVPASTSMTAVGAIAALGFATGELAWDVLGEIAVWWIVAPIIGFWVGGIIGRYFYTRINEWVAIEGTSGGRQMITVDRSGVAPRLQFGDDATRREITGAFVVVGIGCLMAFSSGTSNIANAIAPIYGADVDILEVFGLGDPGTIAGVEADMLLLIVVGSIAVAIGCFTIARRTLDTLGNDITNLPLTAAIVVAVIASGIVIGLSWIGIPASFVVIATMSIIGLGWGRATRTTTISDARQGEETRVSVGALTADEEGEPSPEIGEEEPEDIPKASDLFDPSTTARVILMQNVVPLISTVGAFITFRFIPIFGL, from the coding sequence GTGACTGAAGTATTGCTTTTTGTCGGGTTACTGGTTGCTGTGTTCGTCGGGTACAACATCGGCGGCGCAACGACGGGGCCGGCATTCGGGCCAGCCGTCGGTGCAAACGTCATCACCAAGCTGATGGCGGCTGCGCTGATGTCTATTTTCTTCTTTCTGGGCGCGGTGACGATTGGCCCGAACGTCGTCACGACACTTGGCGAAGAGCTCGTTCATACGACCGAGATATTCACGCTGCAGGCCAACGTCGCGGTTCTCTTTTTCATCGGCACCGCGCTGTTTATTGGAAACTACGCCGGTGTCCCCGCATCGACATCGATGACTGCCGTCGGTGCGATCGCCGCACTCGGGTTTGCAACAGGCGAACTCGCATGGGACGTACTCGGCGAGATCGCCGTCTGGTGGATTGTTGCACCAATTATCGGCTTCTGGGTCGGTGGGATTATTGGCCGATACTTCTACACCCGGATCAACGAGTGGGTCGCCATCGAAGGCACGAGCGGGGGCAGACAGATGATCACGGTCGACCGTTCGGGTGTTGCGCCGCGACTCCAGTTCGGCGACGACGCAACCCGCCGTGAAATCACAGGCGCGTTCGTCGTCGTCGGTATCGGCTGTCTGATGGCCTTCTCGTCGGGAACAAGCAACATCGCAAACGCCATCGCACCGATCTACGGCGCTGACGTCGACATCCTCGAGGTCTTCGGGCTCGGCGACCCCGGGACGATTGCGGGCGTTGAGGCCGACATGCTGTTGCTGATCGTCGTTGGCTCTATTGCCGTTGCAATCGGCTGTTTCACGATTGCGCGGCGAACGCTCGATACGCTCGGCAACGACATCACGAACCTGCCGCTGACGGCCGCAATCGTTGTCGCCGTCATCGCGTCGGGGATCGTTATCGGACTCTCCTGGATCGGCATTCCGGCGAGTTTCGTCGTCATCGCGACGATGAGCATCATTGGACTTGGCTGGGGTCGCGCAACCCGGACAACGACGATTTCGGACGCCCGGCAGGGCGAGGAGACGCGGGTGTCTGTCGGTGCGTTGACCGCCGATGAGGAAGGCGAACCCTCGCCAGAAATCGGCGAAGAAGAGCCCGAAGACATCCCTAAAGCCTCGGATCTGTTCGATCCGTCGACGACCGCTCGTGTCATCCTCATGCAGAACGTCGTCCCGCTCATCTCGACCGTCGGCGCGTTCATCACCTTCCGATTCATCCCCATCTTCGGACTGTAA
- the fer gene encoding ferredoxin Fer, with product MPTVEYLNYEVVDDNGWDIYDDDIFSEAADAGLDEEDYGSLDVNEGEYILEAAEAQGYDWPFSCRAGACANCAAIVVEGEIDMDMQQILSDEEVEEKNVRLTCIGSAETDEVKIVYNAKHLDYLQNRVI from the coding sequence ATGCCCACGGTAGAATACCTCAACTACGAAGTAGTGGACGACAACGGCTGGGACATTTACGACGACGACATCTTCTCGGAGGCCGCCGACGCCGGCCTCGACGAGGAAGACTACGGGTCTCTCGATGTCAACGAGGGCGAGTACATCCTCGAGGCCGCTGAGGCACAGGGCTACGACTGGCCCTTCTCGTGCCGTGCTGGTGCGTGTGCAAACTGTGCTGCAATCGTTGTCGAAGGCGAAATCGACATGGACATGCAGCAAATCCTCTCCGACGAGGAAGTCGAGGAGAAAAACGTCCGCCTGACCTGCATCGGCTCCGCTGAGACCGACGAGGTCAAAATCGTCTACAACGCAAAGCATCTCGACTACCTGCAGAACCGCGTCATTTAA
- a CDS encoding A24 family peptidase C-terminal domain-containing protein — MTLAVVSATGPDLLRLVAVPVFTWAAIRDIKTRRISSQVWIPLALLGALLLAWEGWLAWNADSLVWAHEFLIPAAVSLGFVVPIAYLFWWIGGFGGADAKALLVLALLFPTFPAYTVGSWTFPLTETPVGALSFTILTNAVLVAITIPVALAVRNALAGRIAPVMFIGWPISWDQLEDHHGRLLGTPSGGARGGLDLDALRMYLRWRGLTLTAVRDNPDYYRNPETLPDEPNPPTDGAVTADVPVEDGGTVDAETLEGEGDTDAPSDDPWGAAAFLEDIEGSAYGTTPTELREGLDAAVEKDTVWISPGTPFLVPVFVGLVIALVYGDVLIGALL; from the coding sequence GTGACACTCGCTGTCGTCTCGGCGACGGGACCGGACCTCCTGCGACTCGTTGCCGTCCCCGTGTTCACCTGGGCTGCCATTCGAGATATCAAGACCAGACGCATCTCGAGTCAGGTCTGGATTCCACTCGCACTGTTGGGCGCGCTGTTGCTCGCCTGGGAGGGGTGGCTCGCCTGGAACGCCGACTCGCTCGTCTGGGCGCATGAGTTTCTCATCCCAGCGGCGGTGAGTCTTGGATTCGTCGTCCCGATTGCGTATCTGTTCTGGTGGATCGGCGGGTTCGGCGGCGCAGACGCGAAGGCGTTGCTCGTCCTCGCGCTGTTGTTTCCGACGTTTCCAGCCTACACGGTCGGCTCGTGGACGTTCCCGCTCACGGAGACGCCAGTTGGCGCGCTCTCGTTTACGATTCTGACCAACGCGGTTCTGGTCGCGATCACGATTCCGGTCGCACTCGCGGTCCGCAACGCCCTCGCCGGGCGCATCGCACCGGTGATGTTCATCGGCTGGCCGATCAGTTGGGACCAACTCGAGGACCACCACGGCCGCCTGCTCGGCACACCATCCGGCGGCGCTCGAGGCGGCCTCGACCTCGATGCCTTGCGAATGTACCTGCGCTGGCGTGGCCTCACGCTGACTGCTGTTCGGGACAACCCCGACTACTACCGCAATCCTGAGACACTTCCCGACGAGCCCAATCCGCCGACAGATGGCGCTGTAACGGCTGACGTTCCGGTCGAAGACGGTGGCACTGTCGACGCCGAGACGCTCGAGGGTGAGGGAGACACTGACGCACCGTCCGACGACCCGTGGGGCGCAGCGGCGTTTCTCGAGGATATCGAGGGCTCGGCCTACGGAACGACGCCGACGGAGCTACGCGAGGGACTCGACGCCGCCGTGGAAAAAGACACTGTCTGGATTTCGCCGGGCACGCCGTTTCTCGTCCCTGTATTCGTTGGACTGGTGATCGCGCTCGTGTACGGAGACGTTCTGATCGGCGCGTTGCTATAA
- a CDS encoding HIT family protein gives MSTIFTQIVEGEIPARIVYEDETTVAFLDANPLAPGHTLVIPKDEYERLNDVPDDVSSDLYETIHRLVPAVEESVDADATTVAFNNGEEAGQEVPHVHCHIVPRFEGDGGGPIHAVAGEPPELSDDELDDIAADIDSQV, from the coding sequence ATGAGCACGATCTTCACCCAGATCGTCGAGGGAGAGATTCCAGCCCGCATCGTGTACGAAGACGAGACGACGGTTGCATTTCTCGATGCGAACCCGCTCGCGCCGGGACACACACTCGTCATCCCGAAAGACGAGTACGAGCGACTGAACGACGTTCCCGATGACGTCTCGAGTGATCTCTACGAGACGATTCACCGGCTTGTCCCCGCCGTCGAGGAAAGCGTCGACGCCGACGCGACGACAGTCGCCTTTAATAACGGCGAGGAAGCCGGCCAGGAAGTGCCACACGTCCACTGCCATATCGTCCCGCGCTTCGAGGGCGACGGCGGTGGCCCCATCCACGCCGTTGCGGGCGAGCCACCGGAACTCTCAGACGACGAACTCGACGACATTGCCGCCGATATCGACTCACAGGTCTGA
- a CDS encoding uracil-DNA glycosylase, with amino-acid sequence MFPDSRHVFESDCTRCPALAETRECISWRTGSLEASVFVVGEAPGAGNTDAERWQGGNWTGKAYTSRHSGRRIRRMVADVGYGDDAYYTNAVKCFPADLEDPSSNREPTPEERANCRTHLLAELEAVNPDVILATGKHATKTVLAAEGESLEGFIDTVLEPIRCRGLETWLLPILHPSYQDVWIGRLGYEPAEYLAALEETLEDLCDGTGSRE; translated from the coding sequence GTGTTCCCTGACTCGCGACACGTCTTCGAGTCCGACTGCACGCGCTGTCCCGCCCTCGCCGAAACCCGCGAGTGTATCTCGTGGAGGACTGGCTCACTCGAGGCCAGCGTCTTCGTCGTCGGCGAGGCACCCGGCGCTGGCAACACCGATGCCGAACGCTGGCAGGGCGGCAACTGGACTGGGAAGGCCTACACCTCGAGACATTCGGGCCGGCGCATCCGCCGGATGGTCGCCGACGTCGGCTATGGCGACGACGCCTACTATACAAATGCGGTCAAGTGCTTTCCAGCAGACCTCGAGGACCCCTCGAGCAATCGTGAGCCAACCCCCGAGGAGCGCGCGAACTGCCGGACGCATCTGCTCGCCGAACTCGAGGCGGTCAATCCGGATGTCATCCTCGCGACCGGCAAGCACGCGACGAAAACGGTGCTCGCCGCCGAAGGCGAATCGCTCGAGGGATTCATCGACACCGTTCTCGAACCGATTCGCTGTCGCGGGCTGGAAACGTGGCTGCTACCGATACTTCATCCTTCGTATCAAGACGTCTGGATCGGCCGACTCGGCTACGAACCCGCCGAGTACCTCGCGGCGCTCGAGGAGACACTCGAAGACCTATGCGATGGAACTGGGAGTCGAGAGTAA
- the ileS gene encoding isoleucine--tRNA ligase has protein sequence MSRFGEVDDQYDPHELEQRVFEYWDDVDAYERTVEHRSDGESFFFVDGPPYTSGSAHMGTTWNKTLKDVYLRFWRMQGYDVTDRPGYDMHGLPIETRVEERLGFENKKDIEEFGEENFIQECKDYANEQLEGLQSDFQDFGVWMDWDDPYRTLTPEYMEAAWWGFSKAAERGLVEKGHRSISQCPRCETAIANNEVEYEDVDDPSVYVKFDLEDREGAIVIWTTTPWTIPANTFVAVDEEGDYVGVRAEKDGQEELLYLAEAKHEAVLREGRYDEYEVVEELTGEDLIGWAYEHPLSEEVPDHVDADGTHEVYAADYVDTHGDGTGLVHSAPGHGEEDFERGRELEFPIFCPVGGDGVYTEEAGKYEGQFVKEADEDITADLEDNGALLASGTVNHSYGHCWRCDRGIIQIVTDQWFITITDVKDELLDNIEDSQWNPDWARDNRFRDFVEEAPDWNVSRQRYWGIPLPVWTAQDREDDQDRLVISDREELAERVDQEIDPEDVDLHKDTVDDLTITEDGTTYTRVPDVFDVWLDSSVASWGTLNFPEDDSRFDELWPADFILEAHDQTRGWFWSQLGMGTAALGESPYTEVLMHGHALMPDGRAMSKSKDILVDPHEAIERHGRDTMRLFLLSNNPQGDDMRFSWDGMQTMENHLRTLWNVFRFPLPYMRLDGFDPQETTVDDVDEDLELIDEWVLARLQSTKAEMTEHFEDRRQDKAIDALIEFVVEDVSRFYVQAVRERMWDEDDSASKTAAYATIYRVLRETVTLLAPYAPFISETIYDTLTDEDGFRTVHMEDWPDVDEYWQDDQLEADVAFLRAIEEAGAHARQQAGRKLRWPVPRVVVAADDDRVAAAVERHTELLADRLNAREIELVSAENRWEELAYSAEADMSELGPAFGGRAGQVMNALNEARIDEPSLEALEDAVSDVLEDDESIAESMVSFVTETPDDIAGTAFGVDGDDHGVAYVDASLTEDIESEGYAREVIRRVQEMRKDLDLEVEERIALELAIDDDRVADLVTQREDLIREEVRADELGDLEVADGSRKEWDVEGVAMTIALEPLAATEASD, from the coding sequence ATGAGCCGGTTTGGTGAGGTCGACGATCAGTACGATCCCCACGAGCTCGAGCAGCGGGTGTTCGAGTACTGGGATGACGTCGACGCCTACGAGCGGACGGTGGAGCATCGATCCGACGGTGAGTCGTTCTTCTTTGTCGATGGCCCACCGTACACGTCGGGGTCGGCCCACATGGGAACGACCTGGAACAAGACGCTGAAAGACGTCTACCTGCGCTTCTGGCGGATGCAGGGCTACGACGTGACGGATCGCCCGGGCTACGACATGCACGGCCTGCCGATCGAAACGCGCGTCGAGGAACGTCTCGGCTTCGAGAACAAGAAAGACATCGAGGAGTTCGGCGAGGAGAACTTCATCCAGGAGTGCAAAGACTACGCCAACGAACAACTCGAGGGGCTCCAATCAGACTTTCAGGATTTCGGCGTCTGGATGGACTGGGACGATCCCTACCGGACGTTGACACCGGAGTACATGGAGGCCGCTTGGTGGGGCTTTTCGAAGGCTGCCGAACGCGGCCTCGTTGAAAAAGGTCATCGCTCGATTTCACAGTGTCCGCGGTGTGAAACTGCGATTGCGAACAACGAAGTCGAGTACGAGGACGTCGACGATCCGTCGGTCTACGTCAAATTTGACCTCGAGGATCGAGAGGGCGCAATCGTCATCTGGACGACAACGCCGTGGACGATTCCCGCAAACACGTTCGTCGCCGTCGACGAGGAGGGCGACTACGTCGGTGTTCGCGCCGAAAAAGACGGGCAGGAGGAACTGCTCTATCTCGCCGAGGCCAAACACGAGGCGGTCCTTCGGGAGGGTCGCTACGACGAGTACGAGGTCGTCGAAGAGTTGACCGGCGAGGATCTGATCGGCTGGGCCTATGAGCATCCACTCAGCGAGGAAGTTCCAGACCACGTCGACGCCGACGGCACGCACGAGGTCTACGCTGCCGACTACGTCGACACCCACGGCGACGGCACCGGCCTCGTCCACTCCGCACCCGGCCACGGTGAGGAGGACTTCGAGCGCGGGCGCGAACTCGAGTTCCCGATCTTCTGTCCGGTCGGCGGCGACGGCGTCTACACCGAAGAAGCAGGGAAGTACGAAGGCCAGTTCGTCAAGGAAGCCGACGAGGACATTACCGCAGATCTCGAGGACAATGGCGCGCTGCTCGCCTCTGGAACCGTCAATCACAGCTACGGCCACTGTTGGCGTTGTGATCGCGGCATCATCCAGATCGTCACCGACCAGTGGTTCATCACGATCACGGACGTCAAAGACGAGTTGCTGGACAATATCGAGGACAGCCAGTGGAACCCCGATTGGGCGCGCGACAATCGCTTCCGTGACTTCGTCGAGGAGGCACCGGACTGGAACGTCTCCCGCCAGCGCTACTGGGGTATCCCGCTGCCTGTCTGGACGGCCCAAGACCGTGAGGACGACCAGGATCGTCTCGTCATCAGCGACCGCGAGGAACTCGCCGAGCGCGTCGATCAGGAGATCGACCCCGAGGATGTGGACCTGCATAAAGACACCGTCGACGACCTCACCATCACCGAGGATGGGACGACCTACACGCGCGTTCCCGACGTGTTCGACGTCTGGCTCGACTCCTCCGTGGCGTCGTGGGGGACGCTCAACTTCCCCGAAGATGACAGCCGCTTCGACGAACTCTGGCCCGCCGACTTCATCCTCGAGGCCCACGATCAGACCCGTGGCTGGTTCTGGTCCCAACTTGGGATGGGAACGGCCGCACTCGGCGAGAGTCCCTACACAGAGGTCCTGATGCACGGCCACGCGCTCATGCCCGACGGACGTGCAATGTCCAAGTCGAAGGACATTCTGGTCGACCCACACGAGGCCATCGAGCGCCACGGCCGGGACACCATGCGCCTGTTCCTCCTGTCGAACAACCCGCAGGGCGACGACATGCGCTTCTCGTGGGACGGCATGCAAACGATGGAAAACCACCTCCGGACGCTGTGGAACGTCTTCCGGTTCCCGCTGCCGTACATGCGCTTAGACGGGTTCGATCCGCAGGAGACAACCGTAGACGATGTCGACGAGGACCTCGAGCTGATCGACGAGTGGGTGCTCGCTCGCCTCCAATCGACCAAAGCGGAGATGACCGAGCACTTCGAGGACCGCCGGCAGGACAAGGCCATCGATGCGCTCATCGAGTTCGTCGTCGAGGACGTCTCGAGATTCTACGTCCAGGCAGTCCGCGAGCGCATGTGGGACGAAGACGACAGCGCCTCGAAAACGGCTGCCTACGCGACCATCTATCGCGTCCTGCGCGAGACGGTCACGCTGCTTGCGCCCTACGCGCCGTTCATCTCGGAGACGATCTACGACACGCTCACCGACGAGGACGGCTTCCGCACCGTCCACATGGAAGACTGGCCGGACGTCGACGAGTACTGGCAGGACGACCAACTCGAGGCCGACGTTGCCTTCCTTCGCGCCATCGAGGAAGCCGGCGCGCACGCCCGCCAGCAGGCTGGTCGCAAACTGCGCTGGCCGGTCCCACGTGTTGTCGTCGCCGCGGACGATGACCGCGTCGCCGCAGCGGTCGAACGCCATACGGAGCTGCTTGCAGACCGGCTCAACGCCCGCGAAATCGAACTCGTCTCCGCCGAAAACCGCTGGGAGGAACTTGCTTACAGCGCCGAAGCCGACATGAGCGAACTCGGACCAGCCTTCGGCGGCCGCGCTGGCCAAGTCATGAACGCGCTCAACGAGGCCCGAATCGACGAACCGTCCCTCGAGGCACTCGAGGATGCCGTGTCGGACGTACTCGAAGACGACGAGTCAATCGCAGAGTCGATGGTGAGTTTCGTCACGGAGACGCCTGATGACATCGCTGGCACCGCGTTCGGTGTCGACGGCGACGACCACGGTGTTGCCTACGTCGATGCGTCGCTCACCGAGGATATCGAAAGCGAGGGCTACGCCCGCGAGGTCATCCGCCGCGTCCAGGAGATGCGTAAGGATCTCGACCTCGAGGTGGAAGAGCGAATTGCTCTCGAACTCGCCATCGACGACGACCGCGTCGCTGACCTCGTCACCCAACGCGAGGACCTGATCCGCGAGGAAGTTCGGGCCGACGAACTCGGCGACCTCGAGGTCGCCGATGGGAGTCGCAAGGAGTGGGACGTCGAGGGTGTGGCGATGACGATTGCACTCGAGCCGCTGGCGGCGACTGAAGCGTCCGACTAA